GCCTGTTTGAGCGAAGCGAGTTTGCAACCCGCCCCTTTCCGGCGAGAAGCGCAGGGGAGCCCGGCGTAGCCGGGCCAAATCGTGGGCCGCCCCAGGCCGCACCCACCCCGGAACCGGCACCTACGCCAAAAGGCTAGTCACAGGGCCGGCTCCCTATGCCGCCGTTACCCCACCAAAGCTCGATGACTCATAAAAAACCCCGCCGTAGCGGGGTTTTCGAAGCATGTGCATGCAAGCCGTAGCTTACTTGTACATGGATTTCTTGAAAGCGCGCTCGATTTTCTTCTCGTTGCGATCGGCGGAGAACTGAGCCGCCTTGGCCAGGCCTTCGGCACGGGAGGCCATTTCTTTGGCGTCGTTGGCAGCGCTCATGGCCGCTTCAGCCTTGCTCAACGCTTCCTGAGCGGTGGCCTGGGCCTGGTTGGCAGTATCCTGAGCGTCTTCCACCTGCTGAGCCAGGTTGCCGTTACCGTTGGCGGCGCAGCCAGCCAGCAGGCCCAGGGCCAGGGCAGCGGCAGACAGTTTGGAGGCGGTCTTCAGGCTTTCCAACATATTCAATCTCCTTTGCTGTTGTTGTCAGCCATCCATCGTTCAGTTGGCTGATACGTTGGTCATTCTAGAAGCAACAGCCACAGGATGAAAGCCGAATCACAGCCGTTTTCATCGGATAATAACGCGAGTCCCGACTTTCACCAGCGAAGCCAGTTTTTCGATCTCGTCGTTGGTCAGCGCCACGCAGCCTTCCGTCCAGTTGAAACGTCGGTGTATCAAGGGGTCGCCCGCGCCGATACCGTGCAGCCCGATCTGCCCGCCCAGCAGGGTATTCTGCGGTGCTCGGCCGTAGCGCAGGCGTGAATCCAGCACGGTTTGGTAAGCGTCCCGGTCGATCAAGCCGGCTTTCAGGGCTCGTTTGGCATGGGGCAGGGTGGGGTAGTCCAGTTCCAGAAAGATATGGAAGCGACTCTCACGGTTGATGCGGCTGATGCGGAAGGTGCCCAGCGGCGTGGTGTTGTCGCCACGCAAGCGGGTCAGCGCCGCGCCGTTACGGCCGATGGCAATGTTCGGGAAGCGCGCGATGCGCTCCTTGCCCTTGTAAACATGCACCCGCTGGCCCTGGGTGTCCACCAGGACCCAGGCGTCCTCGGCCTGGGCGAGCGGGGCAGCGACCAGAAGCAGCAGGCAGAGCAGCAGCCGGCGGGTCATGAGCGCAGCAAGGTTTCCACCTGCGCCCGGTCGAAGGGCCAGTACAGACGCTCGCCTTGCGGTTGACGCTCCAGCACAGGGATGCTTAGCGCGTAGGCTTCTTCCAGGGCATCATCCCCGGCAATATCCACTTCCCGCAGTGTAACGCCGGCGTACTCGGCGACCGGCGCCGCCAGCTGCAGCGCTTCCTCGCACAGATGACAGCCAAGAGTGCCGTAGAGAATCAGTGTGGAGCTCATGGTGTCGCTCGTGGGTGTTACTTGTTCGCCCGAGACGGGCCGGGCCGGCAGATTGTGCCCCAGCTACGGGGCAGGATGGAACAGCGTCGCCCGGCGTGCTGTGCGCCACAGCGCATTCATGACCCACAGGCCGTATAATCCGCGCCATGCAGACCGAGACCCCGCTCAATCGCCGCCTGTCCGTCGCCCCGATGATGGACTGGACGGACCGTCACGCCCGTTACTTCCTGCGCCTGTGCGCGCCGAACGCCTTGCTCTACACCGAGATGGTGACGGCGGCGGCGGTGACCCACGGTGATCGGGCGTATCTGCTCGGTTTCGACGCCTTCGAACAACCACTCGCCCTGCAACTGGGCGGCAGTGACCCGGTCCAGCTCGCCCAAGCCGCGGCGCTGGGGGAACGGTACGGTTACCGGGAGATCAACCTCAACGTGGGCTGCCCATCGGATCGGGTGCAGGCCGGGCGTTTCGGCGCCTGCCTGCTGAAGGAGCCGGTGCTGGTGGCCCAGTGCGTGGCGGCCATGTCGCGGGCCTGTGGGCTGCCCGTGACGGTGAAGACCCGCATCGGGGTGGACGAGCAGGACAGCTATGAAGCCTTGTGCGCCTTCGTGGAAACCGTGGCGGCTGCGGGTTGCCGCAGTTTCACACTGCATGCGCGCAAGGCCTGGCTGCAGGGCCTGAGCCCGAAGGAGAACCGGGAGATTCCGCCGCTGGATTACCCGCGGGTGTATCGCCTGAAGGCGGATTATCCGCAGTTGGAGATCATCATCAACGGCGGGATCAGCCGGCTGGATGCGGTGCGCGAGCACTTGGCCCGGGTGGATGGGGTGATGATCGGTCGCGAGGCCTACCACAACCCCTATGCGCTGGCCGAATGGGACGCGGCGCTGTTCGGCGATGGCTCGCCGGCGCGCAGCCGCCATGAAGTGCTGGCGGCCTATCTGCCCTATGTGCAGGCGCGGCTGGAAGACGGCCTGCGCCTGCAGGCCATGGCGCGGCATGTATTGGGTTTGTTCCAGGGCCGCCCCGGTGCCAAGGCTTGGCGGCGCTACATCAGCGAGAATGCTCACCGCGCCGGTGCCGGCGTGGAAGTGCTGGAAGAGGCCGCGCGGCGCGTGCCCGAGGACAGCGCGGCGACCGCCGAAGCCTGAGGGGCCGGAAAACAAGGTTCTTCGCGGGTTAGCGGGAGAATCTGAAATGAAAACAGAAGCTGGCGCTGTGGCTCCGGTCTTGTGCCCGCCCGCTGGATCAGGGTGGGGCTTTCCGGGTTCCACGTCTTGGTCCCGTGGAGCGCCCACAGGAGCGTGAAGGCCCTGGGGCGGGTACGGCCGGCGGTGGCCGTCGATGCAGCCGAGCATCGCAGCCGGAAGGGGATCAGCGAGCAGCTTGTTTGAGCGTAGCGAGTTTGCTGCTCGCCCCCTTCCGGCGAGAAGCGCAGGGGAGCGCCGGGCGCTGCCCGGTGCCAAATCGTGGGCCGCCGCCGGCCGTACCCGTCCCAGGGCCCGCGCCAAGCTTGCCCACCCGCCTATCACCACCATCGAGGGATCTGTTGGTTTTCCGCCAACCCGCGAAGAACCGAAAACAAGCCCGCTCCCCCCTGCGGGCGCGGCTCATGGCCGCGCCTGCAGTGCCGTGTCAGCGTCCGGCAAACGGAAAAAACGCCGTGCGTTCCGCGTGCTCATGCGCGCCACGGTATCCGGCTCCTGGCCGCGCAAGCGCGCCACCTCCTGCAACACCCAGGGCAGGTAGGCCGGTTCGTTGACGTTACGCTTGGGGCGTGGGCGTATGGTGCGCGGCATCAGGAACGGCGCGTCGGTCTCCAGCATCAGCCGCTCATCGGGCACGTCGTTCACGGCCTCCCGCAGGGCCTGTCCGCGGCGCTCATCGCAGACCCAGCCCGTGATCCCCACATGCAGATCCAGATCCCGATAGGCCCGGAGTTCTCCGCGATCACCCGTGAAGCAGTGAGCGACAGCGTCCACCAGGTGGTCGCGATAAGCGCGCAGGATGGCGACGAAACGCGCGTGGGCATCGCGCTGGTGCAGGAAGACCGGCAAGCGCAGCTCCGCGGCCAATTCCAGTTGTTGTTCGAAGGCGCGCTCCTGGGCCGGGCGCGGTGAGAAATCCCGGTTGAAGTCCAGACCGCACTCGCCGATGGCGACCACCTCCCGCGCCGACGCCAGTTCCCGCAGCAGGGCCAGCCCCGAGGCATCGAACTCGCTGGCATGGTGAGGGTGGAAGCCCGCCGTGCTGTGAAAGCCCGTCTGGCGGGCGAGCGCAAGGGCGGTTTCGCTCTGGGGCGCGTTGGTGCCGGTGAGGATCATGTGCGTTACGCCGGCCGCCCGGGCGCGCTCCAGTACGCCGGTCAGGTCCTTGCGCAGGGATTCATGGCAGAGGTTCACGCCGATATCGATCAAATGCGCTGTGTTCATGGGACATGATTCTGCCTGTTCAGCCGGCGCACACAAGCCCCGCGCGGTGCGGTGAAATGCCTGGGGGCTTGCGCGGGCACCGGCTGGGACGCAGAATCTGGCTCCACAACATGGGGACGCCGATCCCTGAGAATACCGAATGGAAAAGGGGAGGTTGCCCGATGCCGGGTCCGCTGCACTACGACGATTTGCCGATGAACTGGGTGGGCGACTGGGCAGGGCGGCGCGCCGCGCTGACCCCCCAAAGGGAAGCGCTCCATGACCCGGCCACAGAGCAGCGCTTCACCTACGCGCAGATGAATGATCGGGCGCAGCGTCTGTCCACCTACCTGGTGGACACCCTGGGGCTGGCAAAGGGCGACACGGTCTGTTTCATCATGCGCAACCGCCTGGAGGCGGTGGATCTGTACCTGGCCTGTGGCAAGGCGGGCATCATCCTCGCGCCGCTGAGCTTCCGCCTGCGCAAGCGGGAACTGGACGATTTGCTGGCCCGAATCCAACCCCAGGCCTTCTTTTATGAAGGGCTGTTCGAAGAGCTGGTGGACAGCCTGTCGCTGCCCGAGAGCGTGCGCGGCAAGCTGCGGGTGGAGGACGGCCCCTCGGACTATGACGCGGTGTTGGCCACGGAGCCGCGGGACGTGAATATTCCCCTGGCGCTCAACGACGTGGCTCTTTACATCCACACCGGCGGCACCACGGCCACGCCCAAGGTGTGCATCGTGCCGCACCGGCAGATGGTGTGGAATTCCTTCGATATCCTGATCACCGCCGGCGGGAATATGGGCCAGAGCCGGGAATTGCTGACCTTCCCCTTTTTCCATGTGGGCGGCTGGAATACCTTCACGCCGCTGTACCACTCCGGTGGCCACATTTGCCTGCTGCGTCAGTTCGACCCGGGCCTGGTGCTGAAGCTGATCGCCGAGGAGAAGATCACCCACTTCGGCGCTGTGGAGGCCATGCTGCGTTTCATGGTGGACCACCCGAACTTCGCCGACACCCCGCTGGACACCCTGGACGGTGTTACCACCGGCGGCGCGCCCTGCGCCCCCACCGTGATGAAACCCTTCTTCGATCGCGGCGTGCCGGTGACCCAATCCTACGGCCTCACCGAAGCGGGGCCGTCGAACTTCGCCCACAACGGCATCGAC
This genomic stretch from Alkalilimnicola sp. S0819 harbors:
- a CDS encoding Lpp/OprI family alanine-zipper lipoprotein yields the protein MLESLKTASKLSAAALALGLLAGCAANGNGNLAQQVEDAQDTANQAQATAQEALSKAEAAMSAANDAKEMASRAEGLAKAAQFSADRNEKKIERAFKKSMYK
- a CDS encoding L,D-transpeptidase family protein, which encodes MTRRLLLCLLLLVAAPLAQAEDAWVLVDTQGQRVHVYKGKERIARFPNIAIGRNGAALTRLRGDNTTPLGTFRISRINRESRFHIFLELDYPTLPHAKRALKAGLIDRDAYQTVLDSRLRYGRAPQNTLLGGQIGLHGIGAGDPLIHRRFNWTEGCVALTNDEIEKLASLVKVGTRVIIR
- a CDS encoding glutaredoxin family protein yields the protein MSSTLILYGTLGCHLCEEALQLAAPVAEYAGVTLREVDIAGDDALEEAYALSIPVLERQPQGERLYWPFDRAQVETLLRS
- the dusA gene encoding tRNA dihydrouridine(20/20a) synthase DusA; translated protein: MQTETPLNRRLSVAPMMDWTDRHARYFLRLCAPNALLYTEMVTAAAVTHGDRAYLLGFDAFEQPLALQLGGSDPVQLAQAAALGERYGYREINLNVGCPSDRVQAGRFGACLLKEPVLVAQCVAAMSRACGLPVTVKTRIGVDEQDSYEALCAFVETVAAAGCRSFTLHARKAWLQGLSPKENREIPPLDYPRVYRLKADYPQLEIIINGGISRLDAVREHLARVDGVMIGREAYHNPYALAEWDAALFGDGSPARSRHEVLAAYLPYVQARLEDGLRLQAMARHVLGLFQGRPGAKAWRRYISENAHRAGAGVEVLEEAARRVPEDSAATAEA
- a CDS encoding TatD family hydrolase, giving the protein MNTAHLIDIGVNLCHESLRKDLTGVLERARAAGVTHMILTGTNAPQSETALALARQTGFHSTAGFHPHHASEFDASGLALLRELASAREVVAIGECGLDFNRDFSPRPAQERAFEQQLELAAELRLPVFLHQRDAHARFVAILRAYRDHLVDAVAHCFTGDRGELRAYRDLDLHVGITGWVCDERRGQALREAVNDVPDERLMLETDAPFLMPRTIRPRPKRNVNEPAYLPWVLQEVARLRGQEPDTVARMSTRNARRFFRLPDADTALQARP
- a CDS encoding class I adenylate-forming enzyme family protein, with translation MPGPLHYDDLPMNWVGDWAGRRAALTPQREALHDPATEQRFTYAQMNDRAQRLSTYLVDTLGLAKGDTVCFIMRNRLEAVDLYLACGKAGIILAPLSFRLRKRELDDLLARIQPQAFFYEGLFEELVDSLSLPESVRGKLRVEDGPSDYDAVLATEPRDVNIPLALNDVALYIHTGGTTATPKVCIVPHRQMVWNSFDILITAGGNMGQSRELLTFPFFHVGGWNTFTPLYHSGGHICLLRQFDPGLVLKLIAEEKITHFGAVEAMLRFMVDHPNFADTPLDTLDGVTTGGAPCAPTVMKPFFDRGVPVTQSYGLTEAGPSNFAHNGIDQPLSQIWDHNASIGTTFYHCDFKIIEQGTHKPVQRGERGVLCLRSAHNFQEYLHQPERTDKLFLEDGWVYSGDLAVEDEHGYVYIVGRADNMFISGGENVSPEEIENVIKEHPLVSSAAVVGIQDERWGQAPLAAVVLAPGAELGEDDVIAYCKAELASYKVPRKVLFLAELPLTGAGKTDRNAVKARYEAEQG